One part of the Pieris napi chromosome 4, ilPieNapi1.2, whole genome shotgun sequence genome encodes these proteins:
- the LOC125049047 gene encoding perilipin-4 isoform X11, translating into MFSGIADKNLGAFRSIGEKTASLFERKKKDAEQLAQEKAAEAAHVVEEQVKKTGELIAGAEKSANDAANSASETKQSAIDALDKELSKVSLAAGEAKDAAAKAVADGKKVVDTTKDTLATTVDNTKKAAETALNTAKDTLSSTVDTTKSTAQSVVDTGKSYATGAKESSDNSIEMSKEIGDSFLETTKQYVSSVKDSVSSTVDSTKMSAQSTLETGKSYFDSTKDTLSSTVEAAQKSAQSAFDTGKSYVDTAKESVGVNKNASVEASKSYIDSAKDTVTSTVDSTKKAAQSTMETGKSYVDSAKDTVQSTFKSTVDTAKSTANSVVETGKSYVDTAKDSVTSTVDSTKKTATSVVDTGSSYIGAAKDTVTNTVQSTFDVTKNVAQAAVEKGTALVGTAKAPNILCSLLDTVVHAVDTTKSVAQGAVDTTKTAAQSAVDTTKSVAQNIVEKGTSLVGTARDTVASTVDSTKNVAASAADKGFGLINSAKESVTNSVNSTVDTSKSVATSAYDKGTSYVSSAKDTVSSTIDSTKNVAASAVDKGVSLVGSAKDSVTNTLYGTVDASKNVASSVYEKGSSLVGAAKDTVASTLDTTKNVASSAVEKGSSLVGSAKDSVSSTVQNTVDTTKNVASAVYDKSASLVTGAKDTVSSVVSGDSNDTINTTVDHTKKAAEDAKEKARLAAEAAKEEATRVANAAVEESKKAAEKAAADASNAVHSTVDNTLKRMEAAADEGLKNAGHVVDGKLKDADKYLNEKRENLVSNLTSTANDGADAAAGLLSKGLTQFSK; encoded by the exons GTGCGTTCCGAAGCATCGGAGAGAAAACAGCATCCCTCTTCGAGAGGAAGAAGAAGGATGCTGAGCAGCTCGCCCAAGAGAAAGCAGCTGAGGCCGCCCACGTTGTCGAAGAGCAGGTGAAGAAGACTGGTGAACTGATCGCTGGTGCTGAGAAGAGCGCTAATGATGCTGCTAACTCAG CATCTGAAACGAAGCAATCGGCTATTGATGCTCTTGACAAGGAGCTGTCGAAGGTGTCCTTAGCTGCTGGTGAGGCCAAGGACGCGGCAGCGAAGGCAGTAGCTGACGGCAAGAAGGTCGTTGACACCACCAAAG ATACGCTAGCAACGACAGTTGATAACACAAAGAAAGCAGCGGAAACAGCACTGAACACAGCAAAAG ATACGCTCAGTAGCACAGTAGACACTACTAAGAGCACAGCACAGTCTGTTGTGGATACGGGAAAGAGTTACGCAACTGGGGCAAAAG aaAGTTCTGATAATTCAATAGAAATGTCCAAGGAAATTGGAGATTCGTTTTTAGAGACAACTAAACAATATGTCTCTAGTGTTAAAG ATTCTGTATCAAGTACTGTAGATAGCACAAAGATGTCCGCTCAAAGTACCTTAGAAACAGGGAAATCTTACTTCGATTCCACAAAAG ATACATTATCAAGCACAGTAGAAGCTGCACAAAAATCAGCACAATCTGCTTTTGATACTGGAAAGAGTTACGTAGATACAGCTAAAg AATCCGTAGGGGTGAACAAAAATGCAAGCGTCGAAGCAAGCAAATCGTATATAGATTCTGCCAAAG ATACTGTTACAAGCACTGTTGATAGTACAAAGAAAGCTGCTCAAAGTACAATGGAAACCGGAAAATCTTACGTTGACTCTGCTAAAG ATACCGTTCAAAGCACATTTAAGAGCACAGTAGATACAGCAAAAAGCACAGCCAATTCTGTAGTCGAAACTGGAAAATCTTACGTCGATACAGCTAAAG acTCTGTCACCAGCACTGTAGATTCTACCAAAAAAACGGCCACGTCAGTTGTCGATACTGGGTCATCATACATTGGTGCAGCTAAAG ATACTGTGACTAATACCGTACAAAGCACATTTGATGTAACAAAGAATGTTGCCCAAGCCGCTGTTGAAAAAGGCACTGCTCTTGTAGGCACCGctaaag CCCCTAACATTTTATGTTCGCTTTTAGACACCGTAGTACATGCCGTAGATACGACAAAATCTGTCGCACAAGGCGCAGTAGACACAACTAAAACTGCAGCACAAAGCGCAGTGGACACGACCAAATCTGTAGCACAAAATATTGTAGAAAAGGGCACGTCATTAGTAGGCACTGCTAGAG aCACCGTAGCAAGCACTGTTGATTCTACCAAAAATGTAGCAGCATCAGCAGCTGATAAAGGATTTGGCTTAATTAATAGTGCTAAAG aatCAGTTACAAATTCAGTCAATTCTACTGTAGATACTTCTAAATCAGTAGCAACATCTGCGTACGATAAAGGAACTTCATATGTTAGCTCCGCGAAAG ACACAGTATCTAGCACGATAGATAGTACTAAAAATGTAGCAGCGTCAGCTGTCGATAAAGGAGTTTCTTTAGTAGGAAGTGCTAAAG ATTCAGTTACAAATACATTGTACGGTACAGTAGATGCTAGTAAGAACGTGGCTTCATCCGTTTATGAAAAAGGATCCTCATTAGTTGGTGCAGCAAAAG ATACGGTAGCGAGCACTCTTGATACTACCAAAAACGTAGCGTCATCGGCAGTAGAAAAGGGCTCTTCTTTAGTTGGTAGTGCAAAAG aTTCAGTATCAAGCACAGTTCAAAATACAGTAGACACTACCAAGAATGTAGCTAGCGCAGTTTACGACAAGAGTGCGTCACTCGTTACGGGTGCAAAAG ATACGGTCTCAAGTGTGGTGTCGGGTGATTCCAATG ATACCATTAACACGACGGTAGATCACACCAAGAAGGCTGCTGAAGATGCAAAAGAGAAGGCAAGGTTGGCTGCGGAGGCAGCAAAAGAAGAGGCTACACGAGTTGCTA ATGCAGCAGTAGAAGAATCCAAGAAAGCAGCAGAAAAGGCTGCAGCAGATGCAAGCAATGCTGTTCACAGTACTGTCGACAACACATTAAAACGTATGGAAGCAGCCGCTGATGAAGGACTGAAGAATGCTGGCCACGTCGTTGATGGGAAACTTAAGGATGCCGACAAGTACCTCAATGAGAAACGTGAAAAT CTGGTCTCAAACTTGACATCAACAGCAAATGATGGCGCCGACGCGGCAGCGGGACTTCTTAGCAAAGGCCTGACTCAATTCTCTAAGTAA
- the LOC125049047 gene encoding perilipin-4 isoform X28, translated as MFSGIADKNLGAFRSIGEKTASLFERKKKDAEQLAQEKAAEAAHVVEEQVKKTGELIAGAEKSANDAANSASETKQSAIDALDKELSKVSLAAGEAKDAAAKAVADGKKVVDTTKDTLATTVDNTKKAAETALNTAKDTLSSTVDTTKSTAQSVVDTGKSYATGAKESSDNSIEMSKEIGDSFLETTKQYVSSVKDSVSSTVDSTKMSAQSTLETGKSYFDSTKDSVTNTIQSTVDTTKQTAQSAVDTGKSYVTSAKDTLSSTVEAAQKSAQSAFDTGKSYVDTAKESVGVNKNASVEASKSYIDSAKDTVTSTVDSTKKAAQSTMETGKSYVDSAKDTVQSTFKSTVDTAKSTANSVVETGKSYVDTAKDSVTSTVDSTKKTATSVVDTGSSYIGAAKDTVTNTVQSTFDVTKNVAQAAVEKGTALVGTAKAPNILCSLLDTVVHAVDTTKSVAQGAVDTTKTAAQSAVDTTKSVAQNIVEKGTSLVGTARDTVASTVDSTKNVAASAADKGFGLINSAKESVTNSVNSTVDTSKSVATSAYDKGTSYVSSAKDTVSSTIDSTKNVAASAVDKGVSLVGSAKDSVTNTLYGTVDASKNVASSVYEKGSSLVGAAKDTVASTLDTTKNVASSAVEKGSSLVGSAKDTVSSVVSGDSNDAAVEESKKAAEKAAADASNAVHSTVDNTLKRMEAAADEGLKNAGHVVDGKLKDADKYLNEKRENLVSNLTSTANDGADAAAGLLSKGLTQFSK; from the exons GTGCGTTCCGAAGCATCGGAGAGAAAACAGCATCCCTCTTCGAGAGGAAGAAGAAGGATGCTGAGCAGCTCGCCCAAGAGAAAGCAGCTGAGGCCGCCCACGTTGTCGAAGAGCAGGTGAAGAAGACTGGTGAACTGATCGCTGGTGCTGAGAAGAGCGCTAATGATGCTGCTAACTCAG CATCTGAAACGAAGCAATCGGCTATTGATGCTCTTGACAAGGAGCTGTCGAAGGTGTCCTTAGCTGCTGGTGAGGCCAAGGACGCGGCAGCGAAGGCAGTAGCTGACGGCAAGAAGGTCGTTGACACCACCAAAG ATACGCTAGCAACGACAGTTGATAACACAAAGAAAGCAGCGGAAACAGCACTGAACACAGCAAAAG ATACGCTCAGTAGCACAGTAGACACTACTAAGAGCACAGCACAGTCTGTTGTGGATACGGGAAAGAGTTACGCAACTGGGGCAAAAG aaAGTTCTGATAATTCAATAGAAATGTCCAAGGAAATTGGAGATTCGTTTTTAGAGACAACTAAACAATATGTCTCTAGTGTTAAAG ATTCTGTATCAAGTACTGTAGATAGCACAAAGATGTCCGCTCAAAGTACCTTAGAAACAGGGAAATCTTACTTCGATTCCACAAAAG actcCGTTACAAATACTATTCAATCAACGGTAGACACGACAAAGCAAACGGCTCAATCAGCCGTTGATACGGGAAAATCATATGTCACTAGTGCCAAAG ATACATTATCAAGCACAGTAGAAGCTGCACAAAAATCAGCACAATCTGCTTTTGATACTGGAAAGAGTTACGTAGATACAGCTAAAg AATCCGTAGGGGTGAACAAAAATGCAAGCGTCGAAGCAAGCAAATCGTATATAGATTCTGCCAAAG ATACTGTTACAAGCACTGTTGATAGTACAAAGAAAGCTGCTCAAAGTACAATGGAAACCGGAAAATCTTACGTTGACTCTGCTAAAG ATACCGTTCAAAGCACATTTAAGAGCACAGTAGATACAGCAAAAAGCACAGCCAATTCTGTAGTCGAAACTGGAAAATCTTACGTCGATACAGCTAAAG acTCTGTCACCAGCACTGTAGATTCTACCAAAAAAACGGCCACGTCAGTTGTCGATACTGGGTCATCATACATTGGTGCAGCTAAAG ATACTGTGACTAATACCGTACAAAGCACATTTGATGTAACAAAGAATGTTGCCCAAGCCGCTGTTGAAAAAGGCACTGCTCTTGTAGGCACCGctaaag CCCCTAACATTTTATGTTCGCTTTTAGACACCGTAGTACATGCCGTAGATACGACAAAATCTGTCGCACAAGGCGCAGTAGACACAACTAAAACTGCAGCACAAAGCGCAGTGGACACGACCAAATCTGTAGCACAAAATATTGTAGAAAAGGGCACGTCATTAGTAGGCACTGCTAGAG aCACCGTAGCAAGCACTGTTGATTCTACCAAAAATGTAGCAGCATCAGCAGCTGATAAAGGATTTGGCTTAATTAATAGTGCTAAAG aatCAGTTACAAATTCAGTCAATTCTACTGTAGATACTTCTAAATCAGTAGCAACATCTGCGTACGATAAAGGAACTTCATATGTTAGCTCCGCGAAAG ACACAGTATCTAGCACGATAGATAGTACTAAAAATGTAGCAGCGTCAGCTGTCGATAAAGGAGTTTCTTTAGTAGGAAGTGCTAAAG ATTCAGTTACAAATACATTGTACGGTACAGTAGATGCTAGTAAGAACGTGGCTTCATCCGTTTATGAAAAAGGATCCTCATTAGTTGGTGCAGCAAAAG ATACGGTAGCGAGCACTCTTGATACTACCAAAAACGTAGCGTCATCGGCAGTAGAAAAGGGCTCTTCTTTAGTTGGTAGTGCAAAAG ATACGGTCTCAAGTGTGGTGTCGGGTGATTCCAATG ATGCAGCAGTAGAAGAATCCAAGAAAGCAGCAGAAAAGGCTGCAGCAGATGCAAGCAATGCTGTTCACAGTACTGTCGACAACACATTAAAACGTATGGAAGCAGCCGCTGATGAAGGACTGAAGAATGCTGGCCACGTCGTTGATGGGAAACTTAAGGATGCCGACAAGTACCTCAATGAGAAACGTGAAAAT CTGGTCTCAAACTTGACATCAACAGCAAATGATGGCGCCGACGCGGCAGCGGGACTTCTTAGCAAAGGCCTGACTCAATTCTCTAAGTAA
- the LOC125049047 gene encoding perilipin-4 isoform X30 codes for MFSGIADKNLGAFRSIGEKTASLFERKKKDAEQLAQEKAAEAAHVVEEQVKKTGELIAGAEKSANDAANSASETKQSAIDALDKELSKVSLAAGEAKDAAAKAVADGKKVVDTTKDTLATTVDNTKKAAETALNTAKDTLSSTVDTTKSTAQSVVDTGKSYATGAKESSDNSIEMSKEIGDSFLETTKQYVSSVKDSVSSTVDSTKMSAQSTLETGKSYFDSTKDSVTNTIQSTVDTTKQTAQSAVDTGKSYVTSAKDTLSSTVEAAQKSAQSAFDTGKSYVDTAKESVGVNKNASVEASKSYIDSAKDTVTSTVDSTKKAAQSTMETGKSYVDSAKDTVQSTFKSTVDTAKSTANSVVETGKSYVDTAKDSVTSTVDSTKKTATSVVDTGSSYIGAAKDTVTNTVQSTFDVTKNVAQAAVEKGTALVGTAKAPNILCSLLDTVVHAVDTTKSVAQGAVDTTKTAAQSAVDTTKSVAQNIVEKGTSLVGTARDTVASTVDSTKNVAASAADKGFGLINSAKESVTNSVNSTVDTSKSVATSAYDKGTSYVSSAKDTVSSTIDSTKNVAASAVDKGVSLVGSAKDSVTNTLYGTVDASKNVASSVYEKGSSLVGAAKDSVSSTVQNTVDTTKNVASAVYDKSASLVTGAKDAAVEESKKAAEKAAADASNAVHSTVDNTLKRMEAAADEGLKNAGHVVDGKLKDADKYLNEKRENLVSNLTSTANDGADAAAGLLSKGLTQFSK; via the exons GTGCGTTCCGAAGCATCGGAGAGAAAACAGCATCCCTCTTCGAGAGGAAGAAGAAGGATGCTGAGCAGCTCGCCCAAGAGAAAGCAGCTGAGGCCGCCCACGTTGTCGAAGAGCAGGTGAAGAAGACTGGTGAACTGATCGCTGGTGCTGAGAAGAGCGCTAATGATGCTGCTAACTCAG CATCTGAAACGAAGCAATCGGCTATTGATGCTCTTGACAAGGAGCTGTCGAAGGTGTCCTTAGCTGCTGGTGAGGCCAAGGACGCGGCAGCGAAGGCAGTAGCTGACGGCAAGAAGGTCGTTGACACCACCAAAG ATACGCTAGCAACGACAGTTGATAACACAAAGAAAGCAGCGGAAACAGCACTGAACACAGCAAAAG ATACGCTCAGTAGCACAGTAGACACTACTAAGAGCACAGCACAGTCTGTTGTGGATACGGGAAAGAGTTACGCAACTGGGGCAAAAG aaAGTTCTGATAATTCAATAGAAATGTCCAAGGAAATTGGAGATTCGTTTTTAGAGACAACTAAACAATATGTCTCTAGTGTTAAAG ATTCTGTATCAAGTACTGTAGATAGCACAAAGATGTCCGCTCAAAGTACCTTAGAAACAGGGAAATCTTACTTCGATTCCACAAAAG actcCGTTACAAATACTATTCAATCAACGGTAGACACGACAAAGCAAACGGCTCAATCAGCCGTTGATACGGGAAAATCATATGTCACTAGTGCCAAAG ATACATTATCAAGCACAGTAGAAGCTGCACAAAAATCAGCACAATCTGCTTTTGATACTGGAAAGAGTTACGTAGATACAGCTAAAg AATCCGTAGGGGTGAACAAAAATGCAAGCGTCGAAGCAAGCAAATCGTATATAGATTCTGCCAAAG ATACTGTTACAAGCACTGTTGATAGTACAAAGAAAGCTGCTCAAAGTACAATGGAAACCGGAAAATCTTACGTTGACTCTGCTAAAG ATACCGTTCAAAGCACATTTAAGAGCACAGTAGATACAGCAAAAAGCACAGCCAATTCTGTAGTCGAAACTGGAAAATCTTACGTCGATACAGCTAAAG acTCTGTCACCAGCACTGTAGATTCTACCAAAAAAACGGCCACGTCAGTTGTCGATACTGGGTCATCATACATTGGTGCAGCTAAAG ATACTGTGACTAATACCGTACAAAGCACATTTGATGTAACAAAGAATGTTGCCCAAGCCGCTGTTGAAAAAGGCACTGCTCTTGTAGGCACCGctaaag CCCCTAACATTTTATGTTCGCTTTTAGACACCGTAGTACATGCCGTAGATACGACAAAATCTGTCGCACAAGGCGCAGTAGACACAACTAAAACTGCAGCACAAAGCGCAGTGGACACGACCAAATCTGTAGCACAAAATATTGTAGAAAAGGGCACGTCATTAGTAGGCACTGCTAGAG aCACCGTAGCAAGCACTGTTGATTCTACCAAAAATGTAGCAGCATCAGCAGCTGATAAAGGATTTGGCTTAATTAATAGTGCTAAAG aatCAGTTACAAATTCAGTCAATTCTACTGTAGATACTTCTAAATCAGTAGCAACATCTGCGTACGATAAAGGAACTTCATATGTTAGCTCCGCGAAAG ACACAGTATCTAGCACGATAGATAGTACTAAAAATGTAGCAGCGTCAGCTGTCGATAAAGGAGTTTCTTTAGTAGGAAGTGCTAAAG ATTCAGTTACAAATACATTGTACGGTACAGTAGATGCTAGTAAGAACGTGGCTTCATCCGTTTATGAAAAAGGATCCTCATTAGTTGGTGCAGCAAAAG aTTCAGTATCAAGCACAGTTCAAAATACAGTAGACACTACCAAGAATGTAGCTAGCGCAGTTTACGACAAGAGTGCGTCACTCGTTACGGGTGCAAAAG ATGCAGCAGTAGAAGAATCCAAGAAAGCAGCAGAAAAGGCTGCAGCAGATGCAAGCAATGCTGTTCACAGTACTGTCGACAACACATTAAAACGTATGGAAGCAGCCGCTGATGAAGGACTGAAGAATGCTGGCCACGTCGTTGATGGGAAACTTAAGGATGCCGACAAGTACCTCAATGAGAAACGTGAAAAT CTGGTCTCAAACTTGACATCAACAGCAAATGATGGCGCCGACGCGGCAGCGGGACTTCTTAGCAAAGGCCTGACTCAATTCTCTAAGTAA
- the LOC125049047 gene encoding perilipin-4 isoform X19 has protein sequence MFSGIADKNLGAFRSIGEKTASLFERKKKDAEQLAQEKAAEAAHVVEEQVKKTGELIAGAEKSANDAANSASETKQSAIDALDKELSKVSLAAGEAKDAAAKAVADGKKVVDTTKDTLATTVDNTKKAAETALNTAKDTLSSTVDTTKSTAQSVVDTGKSYATGAKESSDNSIEMSKEIGDSFLETTKQYVSSVKDSVSSTVDSTKMSAQSTLETGKSYFDSTKDSVTNTIQSTVDTTKQTAQSAVDTGKSYVTSAKDTLSSTVEAAQKSAQSAFDTGKSYVDTAKESVGVNKNASVEASKSYIDSAKDTVTSTVDSTKKAAQSTMETGKSYVDSAKDTVQSTFKSTVDTAKSTANSVVETGKSYVDTAKDSVTSTVDSTKKTATSVVDTGSSYIGAAKDTVTNTVQSTFDVTKNVAQAAVEKGTALVGTAKAPNILCSLLDTVVHAVDTTKSVAQGAVDTTKTAAQSAVDTTKSVAQNIVEKGTSLVGTARDTVASTVDSTKNVAASAADKGFGLINSAKESVTNSVNSTVDTSKSVATSAYDKGTSYVSSAKDTVSSTIDSTKNVAASAVDKGVSLVGSAKDSVTNTLYGTVDASKNVASSVYEKGSSLVGAAKDTVASTLDTTKNVASSAVEKGSSLVGSAKDSVSSTVQNTVDTTKNVASAVYDKSASLVTGAKDAAVEESKKAAEKAAADASNAVHSTVDNTLKRMEAAADEGLKNAGHVVDGKLKDADKYLNEKRENLVSNLTSTANDGADAAAGLLSKGLTQFSK, from the exons GTGCGTTCCGAAGCATCGGAGAGAAAACAGCATCCCTCTTCGAGAGGAAGAAGAAGGATGCTGAGCAGCTCGCCCAAGAGAAAGCAGCTGAGGCCGCCCACGTTGTCGAAGAGCAGGTGAAGAAGACTGGTGAACTGATCGCTGGTGCTGAGAAGAGCGCTAATGATGCTGCTAACTCAG CATCTGAAACGAAGCAATCGGCTATTGATGCTCTTGACAAGGAGCTGTCGAAGGTGTCCTTAGCTGCTGGTGAGGCCAAGGACGCGGCAGCGAAGGCAGTAGCTGACGGCAAGAAGGTCGTTGACACCACCAAAG ATACGCTAGCAACGACAGTTGATAACACAAAGAAAGCAGCGGAAACAGCACTGAACACAGCAAAAG ATACGCTCAGTAGCACAGTAGACACTACTAAGAGCACAGCACAGTCTGTTGTGGATACGGGAAAGAGTTACGCAACTGGGGCAAAAG aaAGTTCTGATAATTCAATAGAAATGTCCAAGGAAATTGGAGATTCGTTTTTAGAGACAACTAAACAATATGTCTCTAGTGTTAAAG ATTCTGTATCAAGTACTGTAGATAGCACAAAGATGTCCGCTCAAAGTACCTTAGAAACAGGGAAATCTTACTTCGATTCCACAAAAG actcCGTTACAAATACTATTCAATCAACGGTAGACACGACAAAGCAAACGGCTCAATCAGCCGTTGATACGGGAAAATCATATGTCACTAGTGCCAAAG ATACATTATCAAGCACAGTAGAAGCTGCACAAAAATCAGCACAATCTGCTTTTGATACTGGAAAGAGTTACGTAGATACAGCTAAAg AATCCGTAGGGGTGAACAAAAATGCAAGCGTCGAAGCAAGCAAATCGTATATAGATTCTGCCAAAG ATACTGTTACAAGCACTGTTGATAGTACAAAGAAAGCTGCTCAAAGTACAATGGAAACCGGAAAATCTTACGTTGACTCTGCTAAAG ATACCGTTCAAAGCACATTTAAGAGCACAGTAGATACAGCAAAAAGCACAGCCAATTCTGTAGTCGAAACTGGAAAATCTTACGTCGATACAGCTAAAG acTCTGTCACCAGCACTGTAGATTCTACCAAAAAAACGGCCACGTCAGTTGTCGATACTGGGTCATCATACATTGGTGCAGCTAAAG ATACTGTGACTAATACCGTACAAAGCACATTTGATGTAACAAAGAATGTTGCCCAAGCCGCTGTTGAAAAAGGCACTGCTCTTGTAGGCACCGctaaag CCCCTAACATTTTATGTTCGCTTTTAGACACCGTAGTACATGCCGTAGATACGACAAAATCTGTCGCACAAGGCGCAGTAGACACAACTAAAACTGCAGCACAAAGCGCAGTGGACACGACCAAATCTGTAGCACAAAATATTGTAGAAAAGGGCACGTCATTAGTAGGCACTGCTAGAG aCACCGTAGCAAGCACTGTTGATTCTACCAAAAATGTAGCAGCATCAGCAGCTGATAAAGGATTTGGCTTAATTAATAGTGCTAAAG aatCAGTTACAAATTCAGTCAATTCTACTGTAGATACTTCTAAATCAGTAGCAACATCTGCGTACGATAAAGGAACTTCATATGTTAGCTCCGCGAAAG ACACAGTATCTAGCACGATAGATAGTACTAAAAATGTAGCAGCGTCAGCTGTCGATAAAGGAGTTTCTTTAGTAGGAAGTGCTAAAG ATTCAGTTACAAATACATTGTACGGTACAGTAGATGCTAGTAAGAACGTGGCTTCATCCGTTTATGAAAAAGGATCCTCATTAGTTGGTGCAGCAAAAG ATACGGTAGCGAGCACTCTTGATACTACCAAAAACGTAGCGTCATCGGCAGTAGAAAAGGGCTCTTCTTTAGTTGGTAGTGCAAAAG aTTCAGTATCAAGCACAGTTCAAAATACAGTAGACACTACCAAGAATGTAGCTAGCGCAGTTTACGACAAGAGTGCGTCACTCGTTACGGGTGCAAAAG ATGCAGCAGTAGAAGAATCCAAGAAAGCAGCAGAAAAGGCTGCAGCAGATGCAAGCAATGCTGTTCACAGTACTGTCGACAACACATTAAAACGTATGGAAGCAGCCGCTGATGAAGGACTGAAGAATGCTGGCCACGTCGTTGATGGGAAACTTAAGGATGCCGACAAGTACCTCAATGAGAAACGTGAAAAT CTGGTCTCAAACTTGACATCAACAGCAAATGATGGCGCCGACGCGGCAGCGGGACTTCTTAGCAAAGGCCTGACTCAATTCTCTAAGTAA